A genomic stretch from Erigeron canadensis isolate Cc75 chromosome 9, C_canadensis_v1, whole genome shotgun sequence includes:
- the LOC122582063 gene encoding phosphoglycolate phosphatase 2 — MMKEEESSRTASSSATTDCKLLSPSNLPQLFDSVDAFLFDCDGVIWKGDTLIDGVPHTLDMLRSKGKKLVFVTNNSSKSRRQNALKFQSLGISVTEEEIFSSSFAAAMYLKINGFPPEKKVYVIGGEGILEELKLAGFTGLGGPEDGKKTVELKSNTLFEHDKSVGAVVVGIDPYINYYKLQYGTLCIRENPGCIFIATNRDATGNMTDLQEWPGAGCMVAAVCGSTQKEPIVVGKPSTFLMDFLQKKYDIPTSKMCMVGDRLDTDILFGQNAECKTLLVLSGVTNQSTLQDPSNHIQPDFYTNQISDIFDLLNS, encoded by the exons ATGATGAAGGAAGAAGAATCTTCAAGAACAGCATCGTCATCAGCAACAACAGATTGCAAGCTTTTATCTCCCTCCAACCTTCCACAACTCTTTGATTCAGTCGATGCTTTTCTTTTCGATTGTGATg gcGTGATATGGAAAGGAGATACACTCATTGATGGTGTTCCACACACTTTGGATATGCTTAGGTCCAAG GGGAAGAAGCTAGTTTTTGTGACTAACAATTCATCAAAGTCAAGAAGACAGAATGCGCTGAAGTTCCAGTCACTTGGAATCTCGGTTACTGAG GAAGAGatattttcttcatcatttGCAGCAGCTATGTACTTGAAGATCAATGGATTTCCTCCAGAGAAGAAG gTGTATGTAATAGGTGGTGAAGGTATATTAGAAGAGCTGAAACTTGCTGGTTTTACTGGCCTTGGTGGTCCT GAAGATGGGAAAAAGACTGTGGAGCTAAAATCAAACACTCTCTTCGAGCACGATAAGAGT GTTGGAGCGGTTGTTGTTGGAATTGACCCGTATATAAATTACTACAAACTACA GTATGGAACTCTTTGCATTCGTGAGAATCCAGGATGCATTTTCATTGCTACAAACCGTGATGCAACTGGCAATATGACTGATCTGCAAGAATGGCCTGGGGCCGGGTGTATGGTTGCTGCAGTTTGTGGTTCAACACAGAAAGAGCCTATTGTAGTTGGAAAACCGTCAACCTTTTTGATGGACTTTTTACAGAAGAA ATACGACATTCCTACGAGTAAAATGTGCATGGTGGGTGACAGATTAGACACTGACATTTTGTTTGGGCAAAATGCTGAATGCAAAACGCTACTTGTTCTTTCGG GTGTGACAAACCAGTCAACACTCCAAGACCCTTCGAATCATATCCAACCAGATTTTTACACAAACCAGATTTCCGACATTTTTGATCTATTGAATTCATGA
- the LOC122581626 gene encoding C2 and GRAM domain-containing protein At1g03370 translates to MKLLVRVIEAKNLPIIDQNNGSIDSYVKLKVGNQRHKTKVVKKCLNPSWCEEFSFRIEDLNKQLIVSLLNEDKFFNDDLIGSVKIPISTVFDTVDKSLGTSWYSLQPKKKSKIKDCGEVLLTVSFAQNNPQSDIQSQIENGSMSPARSSTSSRMSSPMRSEELLAPIKEEKTSKEKISSLLSHIFNRSNELVPPAANNKITEIPEATETDDSEVSEDKSEEQQPSSSLNFKELLKKLEEKDEGGEMPANLPGGIVLDQVYTVSTSELNSFIFSSDSNYLNLLAEVQKNSELQVGPWKFDTESGSLKRVFTYVKAPSRLIKALKAIEEQTYLKADGKSFAVLASVNTPDAPYASNYRVEIQTSISPGPELPTGEESSHMVVSWRMNFLHNTMMKGMIEGGARQGVRESFEQVAGLLAEKFKVVDLKDIGSEKDQVLASLQVEKQSDWKLAVQYFANFTVISTFFMGLYVIVHLFLAMPSTVQGLEFGGLDLPDSIGEVVVCGVLVLQGERVLNLISRFMQARGQKGGGDHGIKATGDGWLLTVALVEGSNLPTIDSTGLSDPYVVFTCNGKTRTSSIKFQKSDPRWNEIFEFDAMDDPPSTLDVEVYNFDGPFDEAVCLGSTQINFVKSNITDLGDVWIPLQGKLAQACQSKLHLRIFLNNTRGSNIVKEYLTKMEKEVGKKIKLRSPQTNSAFQKLFKLPPEEFLINDFTCHLKRKMPLQGRLFLSARIIGFHGDIFGHKTNFFFLWEDIEDIQVVPPTLSSMGSPIVVITLHPGRGLDAKHGAKTQDAEGRLKFHFQSFVSFSVAHRTIMALWRARSLSPEQKAEIAEEESDDKSLQILEEESSSIVSDDDNENRSLQSEESGAFLGLGDVTMSVVYSSVLSVPSNFVMELFSGSELERRAMDRAHCVNYSTSPWELEKPDVYQRQTYYKFDVSVSRYGGEVTTSQQKSRLPDRSGWLVEEVTTLHGVPLGDYFTLHTKYQIEDQGSRSIVCKIVVHFGIAWLKSTKHKKKITKNIHANLQERMTIMFSTIEREYVAGKQQMQT, encoded by the exons atgaaattatTAGTACGTGTAATTGAAGCCAAAAACTTGCCTATAATTGATCAAAATAATGGATCAATTGATTCATATGTTAAATTAAAAGTTGGAAATCAAAGACATAAAacaaaagttgttaaaaaatgTTTGAATCCATCTTGGTGTGAAGAATTTAGTTTTAGAATTGAAGATTTAAATAAACAACTTATTGTTAGTTTATTAAATGAAGACAAGTTTTTTAATGATGATCTTATTGGTAGTGTTAAAATCCCTATTTCGACAGTTTTCGATACTGTGGATAAATCTTTAGGTACTTCTTGGTATTCGTTGCAGCCGAAAAAGAAATCAAAGATTAAAGATTGTG GTGAAGTTCTTCTGACAGTAAGTTTTGCGCAAAATAACCCTCAATCGGATATACAATCTCAAATTGAGAATGGGTCAATGTCGCCAGCGAGATCTTCGACTAGTTCAAGAATGTCGTCTCCGATGAGGTCAGAGGAACTTCTAGCTCCAATAAAGGAGGAAAAAACTAGTAAAGAAAAAATTTCAAGTCTACTTTCACATATATTTAATAGAAGTAATGAGTTAGTACCGCCTGCTGCAAATAATAAAATCACCGAGATACCAGAGGCCACTGAAACCGATGATTCAGAGGTATCTGAGGACAAAAGTGAAGAACAGCAGCCGTCGTCATCTCTAAATTTTAAAGAACTTTTGAAAAAGTTGGAGGAGAAAGATGAAGGTGGTGAAATGCCTGCAAATTTGCCTGGAGGGATAGTGTTGGATCAGGTTTATACAGTTTCAACATCTGAGTTGAACTCATTTATCTTTTCATCTGATTCAAATTATCTGAATCTGTTAGCAGAGGTTCAGAAAAATTCAGAGTTGCAAGTGGGACCATGGAAATTCGACACTGAAAGTGGGAGTTTAAAAAGAGTGTTTACATATGTTAAAGCACCATCTAGGCTAATTAAGGCTTTAAAAGCAATTGAAGAGCAAACATATCTAAAAGCTGACGGGAAATCTTTTGCAGTTTTAGCAAGTGTAAACACGCCAGATGCTCCATATGCAAGTAACTACAGGGTTGAAATTCAAACCTCCATATCACCTGGTCCTGAGTTACCAACAGGAGAAGAATCTTCCCATATGGTGGTCTCGTGGCGAATGAATTTTTTGCATAATACAATGATGAAGGGTATGATAGAAGGTGGGGCCCGCCAAGGTGTGAGGGAAAGTTTTGAGCAAGTAGCAGGTTTATTAGCTGAAAAGTTTAAGGTGGTTGATCTTAAAGATATTGGTTCAGAAAAAGATCAGGTGTTGGCTTCTTTACAAGTGGAAAAACAGTCAGATTGGAAGCTCGCAGTTCAGTATTTTGCTAATTTCACTGTGATTTCTACCTTTTTCATGGGATTGTATGTGATAGTGCACCTCTTTCTGGCCATGCCTAGCACTGTTCAGGGGCTTGAATTTGGTGGGCTGGATTTGCCAGATTCGATTGGAGAAGTCGTTGTGTGTGGGGTGTTGGTTCTTCAAGGGGAAAGGGTTTTGAATCTGATATCACGGTTTATGCAAGCCCGAGGGCAAAAAG GTGGTGGTGATCATGGAATAAAAGCAACGGGAGATGGATGGTTGCTAACTGTTGCATTGGTTGAGGGAAGCAATTTACCAACCATTGATTCCACTGGGCTATCTGATCCATATGTGGTTTTTACCTGCAACGGAAAAACGAGAACAAGCTCAATTAAGTTCCAAAAGTCTGATCCTCGATGGAATG AAATCTTTGAATTTGATGCTATGGATGACCCGCCATCTACATTGGATGTTGAAGTGTATAATTTTGATGGACCTTTTGATGAAGCTGTATGTTTGGGAAGTACgcaaattaattttgtaaaaagtAATATAACTGATTTAGGTGATGTGTGGATTCCACTACAAGGGAAGTTAGCACAAGCTTGTCAATCTAAATTGCATTTAAGGATATTTCTGAATAATACAAGAGGTAGCAATATTGTTAAAGAATATTTGACCAAGATGGAAAAGGAGGTGGGAAAGAAG ataaaACTACGTTCTCCCCAAACAAATTCAGCATTTCAGAAGCTCTTTAAGCTTCCACCAGAGGAATTTCTAATTAATGACTTTACTTGTCATTTGAAGCGCAAAATGCCCCTCCAG GGTCGTTTGTTTCTGTCAGCCAGAATAATAGGGTTTCATGGAGATATATTTGGACACAAGACAAATTTCTTTTTCCTGTGGGAGGATATAGAAGATATTCAAGTGGTTCCTCCTACCCTGTCATCAATGGGCAGTCCAATTGTGGTCATAACATTACATCCGGGCAGAGGTTTGGATGCAAAGCACGGGGCAAAGACTCAAGATGCAGAAGGCAGGCTCAAGTTTCATTTCCAGTCATTTGTGTCTTTCAGCGTTGCACACAG GACAATCATGGCTCTGTGGAGGGCCAGATCTTTAAGTCCTGAACAGAAGGCAGAAATAGCTGAAGAAGAATCAGATGACAAAAGCTTACAGatacttgaagaagaatcatcaTCCATTGTAAGTGATGATGACAATGAAAACAGAAGTCTCCAGAGTGAAGAAAGTGGAGCCTTTTTAGGCCTTGGGGATGTCACCATGTCTGTTGTTTACTCTTCTGTTCTTTCAGTTCCT TCAAATTTTGTGATGGAGCTGTTCAGTGGAAGCGAACTGGAGCGAAGAGCAATGGATAGGGCTCATTGTGTCAATTATTCAACAAGCCCATGGGAGTTAGAAAAGCCAGATGTATATCAAAGACAAACTTATTACAAGTTTGACGTGAGTGTTTCTCGCTATGGAGGAGAGGTCACTACAAGTCAACAAAAATCCCGTCTTCCTGATCGAAGTGGTTGGCTCGTAGAAGAAGTAACAACGCTGCATGGTGTCCCCCTTGGCGACTATTTCACT CTTCATACAAAGTACCAAATAGAGGACCAAGGGTCGAGATCTATAGTGTGTAAAATTGTAGTGCATTTTGGAATTGCATGGTTGAAAAGCACCAAACACAAGAAAAAGATCACCAAAAACATACATGCAAATCTGCAAGAACGTATGACAATCATGTTTAGTACAATCGAGAGAGAATATGTAGCAGGAAAACAACAGATGCAAACTTAA
- the LOC122581709 gene encoding putative disease resistance protein RGA3 isoform X2, producing MAIAELLLGAFITVLFEKLASGDLIRLARSAGIYSELEKWNQKLAQIQAVLVDAGEKHLRHTSVQLWLNKLQHLAYDIDDILDDITTEAARRHTESSVGTSTSKRIGNVGSKFLCEHDWNREVRIDKW from the exons ATGGCTATTGCTGAACTGTTACTTGGCGCATTCATCACTGTGTTGTTTGAGAAGCTGGCCTCTGGTGACTTGATCAGGCTTGCTCGATCAGCAGGCATCTATTCTGAGCTAGAGAAATGGAACCAGAAATTGGCCCAAATCCAAGCTGTCCTTGTTGATGCTGGGGAGAAACACTTAAGACACACATCTGTTCAGTTGTGGCTAAACAAACTCCAGCATTTGGCTTATGACATAGACGATATACTAGATGACATTACCACTGAAGCAGCACGGCGCCACACAGAATCTTCTGTCGGTACCAGCACTAGTAAG AGAATAGGTAATGTTGGGAGCAAATTTCTGTGCGAACACGATTGGAATAGGGAAGTTAGGATTGACAAGTGGTGA
- the LOC122581709 gene encoding putative disease resistance protein RGA3 isoform X1: MAIAELLLGAFITVLFEKLASGDLIRLARSAGIYSELEKWNQKLAQIQAVLVDAGEKHLRHTSVQLWLNKLQHLAYDIDDILDDITTEAARRHTESSVGTSTSKMARDKMATKLLANLYEEAHVFSLSGFSITSFLDKIKHLVLLNSGKRRGQL, from the exons ATGGCTATTGCTGAACTGTTACTTGGCGCATTCATCACTGTGTTGTTTGAGAAGCTGGCCTCTGGTGACTTGATCAGGCTTGCTCGATCAGCAGGCATCTATTCTGAGCTAGAGAAATGGAACCAGAAATTGGCCCAAATCCAAGCTGTCCTTGTTGATGCTGGGGAGAAACACTTAAGACACACATCTGTTCAGTTGTGGCTAAACAAACTCCAGCATTTGGCTTATGACATAGACGATATACTAGATGACATTACCACTGAAGCAGCACGGCGCCACACAGAATCTTCTGTCGGTACCAGCACTAGTAAG ATGGCTCGTGACAAAATGGCAACCAAATTGCTCGCGAATCTATATGAAGAGGCACACGTTTTTTCTTTGTCAGGTTTTTCAATCACTTCCTTCTTAGACAAAATTAAGCATTTAGTTTTGTTGAATTCAGGTAAAAGGCGAGGGCAATTATAA
- the LOC122581708 gene encoding putative disease resistance RPP13-like protein 1, translated as MRSKLDEITTKLHDLVEEKNLLGLIDNVGRSNTNIKRLEETSLIDVPSVVGRKGDKEAVLGKLLGNEPFSKHFSVVSIVGMGGIGKTTLAQVLYNDKKVKDHFELKSWVCVSDEFEVFKICKAIYIDVGGNDQKFETLNQLQVALTEKLSKKRFLIVLDDVWNEDHNKWELLQRPFVAGASGSKIIVTTRNSTVALVMNSSQSYPLELVSNEEALSLLAQHALGKQNFDSNLTLKLYGEGIVKKCGRLPLALKTLGRVLRTKSSDKEWEKLLNNEIWNLPNEGDILPALRLSYYDLPPHLKQMFVYCCLFSKDYMFSKEELVLLWMAEGFLYLTNGSKSMEDLGSDYFEELVSRSFFQHPPNNKSHYTMHDLINDLATSVAREYFFMLGEKSAVNCQNEALEKLHHFSFIRQEFGIYEKFKALYRARRLRTFLPMSSVKIDRWKSFYLSSKVLTELLPQLQFLRVLSLANFRITVIPQPIGGLKHLRYLNFSNTEITCLPEQVGDLYNLQSLLLSGCKELFRLPDSLVKLINLRYLNFSETNITCLPEEVGNLYNLQNLLLSGCHGLSSLPNSLIKLINLRHLEITDTPRLKELPMGIGELTGLKILSSKVIIGDANGFKISHLKDLQHLQGRLAIEGLHKVANSMNAKKANLMQKKGLHDLEMDWGDVFDDSRNELTESGVLEELRPFKKLTNIKISNYMGTKFPSWLGDPIYDCLTHITLHGCRSCTCLPTLGHLPSLQKLFVESMNGLKRVGSELLGTSNGNTFPSLEVLEFKDMDSWDEWSTVNDDSKDAIATSFRCLSEISIINCPKLAVLTIEPIHSLRVLHVEKCSAVTLRSMIGVSSIITRLTVTEINGLTTWLEGEVLENLRAVEFLSISWCDELTYLWESEAEACKILVNLQELNIIGCKNLVRLGEKKVDLVIHMESLRSVGLYHCAKLESYYCGSDSIETLKISGSGLMKSLTFPAVNDYDLPSTFKSLEIWDCKNAEVNLLLSNFLSSLTSLQLKKVPNLRLLPERCLLHLKDLRIWGCENIEYIPEKGYGFSPHLCLRFLLIKRCKNIHSFPHEQLRSLTSLEEMRIKDCPSMDKSFPCGFWPPNLREIRIGGLKKPMSEWGMQNFPNSLVNLTLYGDNSGVVSFANIKSNTSSSSSSSSSSSLFLLPSSLTRLSMRSLKELETVSKGMKHLTSLEYLYIWRCEKLRDLPETLLPSLSSLRLIFPSVELRKKCSSDRKRKGKYWPIISQIPHLQISPRNNTSF; from the coding sequence ATGCGTTCTAAGCTAGATGAGATTACAACCAAACTGCATGATCTTGTCGAGGAGAAAAATCTTTTGGGTTTGATTGATAATGTTGGAAGGTCAAATACAAATATCAAAAGATTGGAAGAAACTTCACTTATTGATGTACCTAGCGTTGTGGGTAGGAAAGGCGATAAGGAGGCAGTGCTCGGGAAGCTATTGGGTAATGAACCATTTAGTAAGCACTTCAGCGTTGTATCCATAGTCGGTATGGGTGGGATTGGCAAAACCACTCTTGCGCAAGTTTTGTACAACGATAAGAAAGTGAAGGATCACTTTGAACTCAAGTCATGGGTTTGTGTTTCTGATGAGTTCGAAGTATTTAAAATTTGCAAGGCTATTTATATAGATGTAGGTGGGAATGACCAAAAATTTGAGACTTTAAATCAGCTGCAGGTGGCTCTTACCGAAAAACTTTCAAAGAAAAGGTTCCTAATCGTTCTAGATGATGTCTGGAATGAAGACCACAACAAGTGGGAACTCCTCCAACGCCCGTTTGTTGCAGGGGCATCTGGAAGTAAGATTATTGTCACAACTCGAAATAGTACAGTTGCATTGGTGATGAATTCTTCTCAATCTTACCCTCTGGAGCTTGTGTCGAATGAAGAAGCTCTGTCTTTGTTAGCCCAACATGCTCTGGGTAAACAAAATTTCGATTCGAATCTGACACTTAAGTTGTATGGAGAAGGTATCGTGAAGAAATGTGGCAGATTACCATTGGCATTGAAAACACTTGGAAGGGTGTTGAGAACAAAATCAAGTGATAAAGAATGGGAGAAGTTGTTAAATAATGAGATATGGAACTTACCGAATGAAGGTGATATTCTTCCGGCCCTAAGACTAAGTTACTATGATCTCCCTCCGcatttgaagcaaatgtttgtCTATTGCTGCTTATTCTCCAAGGATTACATGTTTAGCAAGGAGGAACTCGTCCTACTCTGGATGGCAGAAGGGTTTTTGTACCTGACAAATGGCAGCAAGTCAATGGAGGATTTAGGTAGTGACTATTTTGAAGAGCTTGTGTCGAGATCGTTTTTTCAGCATCCACCCAATAATAAATCGCATTATACAATGCACGATCTCATTAATGACCTGGCAACAAGTGTTGCCAGAGAATACTTTTTCATGTTGGGTGAGAAGAGCGCCGTTAACTGCCAAAATGAAGCTTTGGAGAAGCTCCACCACTTTTCATTTATTCGTCAAGAATTTGGAATATATGAAAAGTTCAAGGCACTATACAGAGCCAGGCGCTTGCGAACATTCTTACCAATGTCGTCGGTAAAGATAGATAGATGGAAAAGTTTCTATCTATCAAGCAAGGTCCTTACAGAACTACTACCCCAACTACAATTCTTAAGGGTGCTAAGCCTGGCTAATTTTAGAATCACAGTGATACCACAACCTATTGGTGGTTTGAAACATTTGCGGTATCTCAATTTTTCTAATACTGAGATCACATGTTTACCGGAACAAGTCGGTGACCTGTACAATCTACAGAGCTTGTTGCTTTCTGGTTGTAAAGAGTTATTCAGGTTGCCAGACAGTCTCGTAAAGCTCATAAACCTGCGGTACCTCAACTTTTCTGAAACAAACATCACATGTTTACCGGAAGAAGTCGGTAACCTGTACAATCTACAGAACTTGTTGCTTTCTGGTTGCCATGGGTTATCTAGCTTGCCAAACAGTCTCATAAAGCTGATAAACCTGCGACATCTTGAGATCACAGATACTCCAAGGTTGAAAGAGTTGCCCATGGGGATAGGTGAATTGACTGGTCTAAAAATTCTATCATCCAAAGTTATTATCGGAGATGCTAATGGGTTCAAAATATCCCATCTCAAGGACCTACAACATCTTCAAGGTCGGCTTGCCATTGAAGGACTGCATAAAGTAGCAAACTCAATGAACGCAAAGAAAGCCAACTTAATGCAAAAGAAGGGCCTTCATGATTTGGAGATGGACTGGGGTGACGTCTTTGATGATTCTCGTAATGAGTTGACTGAGTCTGGTGTGCTTGAAGAACTAAGGCCTTTTAAGAAGTTGACCAACATCAAGATATCAAACTACATGGGAACAAAATTTCCTAGTTGGCTTGGGGATCCCATATATGATTGCTTAACCCACATTACATTACATGGCTGTAGAAGTTGTACATGCTTACCGACACTTGGACATTTACCGTCACTTCAAAAACTGTTTGTTGAAAGCATGAATGGTTTGAAGAGGGTGGGTTCAGAGTTACTTGGAACTTCGAATGGTAATACATTTCCATCACTTGAAGTTTTGGAATTTAAGGATATGGACAGTTGGGACGAATGGTCAACTGTAAATGATGATAGCAAAGATGCAATTGCTACATCATTTCGTTGTCTTAGTGAAATTTCTATTATAAACTGTCCGAAATTGGCCGTATTGACAATTGAGCCAATACATTCACTTCGCGTTCTACATGTAGAAAAATGTTCAGCAGTGACGTTAAGAAGCATGATCGGTGTGTCTTCAATTATTACTAGATTAACAGTGACGGAAATTAATGGACTTACTACTTGGCTAGAGGGAGAAGTATTAGAGAATCTTAGGGCAGTAGAATTTCTTAGCATTTCATGGTGTGATGAACTCACATACTTGTGGGAATCGGAAGCTGAAGCATGCAAGATTCTCGTGAATCTGCAGGAGTTGAACATAATTGGGTGTAAGAACTTGGTAAGACTAGGAGAAAAAAAGGTGGATTTGGTGATTCACATGGAATCTCTTAGAAGTGTCGGACTATATCATTGTGCGAAATTGGAGAGTTACTATTGTGGTTCAGATAGTATTGAGACGCTGAAAATATCTGGTAGTGGTTTAATGAAATCATTGACCTTCCCAGCAGTGAATGATTACGACTTGCCATCCACTTTTAAGAGTCTTGAAATTTGGGATTGTAAGAATGCGGAGGTTAATTTGCTCCTCAGCAACTTCTTGTCATCGCTTACAtctcttcaattaaaaaaaGTGCCAAATTTGAGGTTGTTACCAGAAAGATGCTTACTTCATCTCAAAGACTTGAGAATTTGGGGGTGTGAAAACATAGAATACATTCCAGAGAAAGGTTATGGTTTTTCCCCACATCTTTGCCTGAGATTTCTTTTGATTAAGCGTTGCAAGAATATACATTCATTTCCACATGAGCAATTGCGAAGTCTCACATCTTTGGAAGAGATGAGGATTAAGGATTGTCCAAGCATGGACAAGTCCTTTCCTTGTGGATTTTGGCCTCCTAATTTAAGAGAGATAAGAATAGGAGGATTAAAGAAGCCGATGTCAGAGTGGGGGATGCAGAATTTCCCAAACTCACTTGTTAATCTAACGTTATATGGTGATAATTCGGGAGTGGTTTCATTTGCAAATATCAAAAGCaatacttcatcatcatcatcatcatcatcatcatcatcattgtttCTACTTCCATCATCTCTAACTCGTTTATCCATGCGTAGTTTAAAGGAATTGGAAACAGTTTCAAAAGGAATGAAACACCTCACCTCCCTTGAATATCTTTATATTTGGAGATGCGAGAAGCTAAGAGATCTGCCAGAGACACTACTCCCTTCACTTTCAAGTTTGAGGCTGATTTTTCCTTCCGTGGAACTGAGAAAAAAGTGTAGTAgtgatagaaaaagaaaaggaaagtaCTGGCCCATCATTTCCCAAATCCCTCATCTACAAATCTCTCCGAGAAATAATACTTCCTTTTAA